Proteins encoded within one genomic window of bacterium:
- the era gene encoding GTPase Era: MNRKSGFVALLGRPNVGKSTLLNRIVRAKVAIVTRKPQTTRDRIAGILTERRGQIVFLDSPGIHKPTRALNSHMVRTACRIGEEADIVAHVIDDRPVGKGSEDAMVRGILEKIPVPRILVVNKVDRIGRPAADEVRKSLTRDDFYAASFLVSAAKGEGVEALVTALFARLPEGPAFYPEEDLTDLPMRFIAKEVIREKLFEGLDEEIPYSIAVRIDEYREEPEKNLIRLRAEILVERDSQKGIVIGKGGAFLKKVGTAARLELEKETGSRVYLELFVVVERDWSRSESMVRQLGYEPG; the protein is encoded by the coding sequence GTGAACCGGAAATCCGGGTTCGTCGCCCTGCTGGGTCGCCCCAACGTGGGGAAATCGACCCTGCTCAACCGGATCGTGCGCGCCAAGGTCGCGATCGTCACGCGGAAGCCGCAGACGACGCGGGACCGGATCGCGGGGATCCTCACCGAAAGGCGGGGACAGATCGTCTTTCTCGACAGCCCGGGGATCCACAAGCCGACGAGGGCCCTCAATTCCCACATGGTCCGCACCGCCTGCCGGATCGGGGAGGAGGCCGACATCGTCGCCCACGTCATCGACGACCGTCCGGTGGGGAAAGGATCGGAGGACGCGATGGTCCGCGGGATCCTCGAAAAGATCCCGGTCCCGCGCATCCTCGTGGTGAACAAGGTCGACCGGATCGGACGGCCGGCGGCCGACGAGGTCCGGAAGAGCCTCACGCGGGACGATTTCTACGCCGCGTCGTTCCTCGTCTCGGCCGCGAAGGGGGAGGGCGTGGAGGCGCTCGTGACCGCGCTCTTCGCGCGGCTGCCCGAGGGGCCGGCATTCTACCCCGAGGAGGACCTGACCGACCTCCCGATGCGCTTCATCGCCAAGGAGGTGATCCGGGAGAAGCTCTTCGAGGGGCTCGACGAGGAGATCCCGTACAGCATCGCGGTGCGGATCGACGAATACCGGGAAGAGCCGGAGAAGAACCTGATCCGCCTCCGGGCCGAGATTCTCGTGGAGCGGGATTCCCAGAAAGGGATCGTGATCGGGAAGGGCGGCGCGTTCCTGAAGAAGGTCGGGACGGCCGCGCGCCTCGAGCTCGAGAAGGAGACGGGCTCGCGGGTGTACCTGGAGTTGTTCGTCGTCGTGGAACGGGACTGGTCGAGGAGCGAATCGATGGTGAGGCAACTGGGATATGAGCCGGGCTGA